Proteins co-encoded in one Marinobacter qingdaonensis genomic window:
- a CDS encoding TRAP transporter small permease subunit: MPAEHEPLPPESGDLVPEPAEDVGFTRLDRGIVWLGKKLSLVFALIAVVSLYEIVRRYLFNAPTLWVHETVTFAGATLFVLGGLYALATDKHVRIVLVYDSVSPRIQRWLRIVHHLLGLAFSSLLLYASWFMAKAAVVAPWGGWRLETSGSAWNPPFPALLKVVIFVAVVILTLQFLLHLIRDLRNKEHRDV; encoded by the coding sequence ATGCCTGCCGAACACGAACCCCTGCCGCCGGAGTCTGGCGATCTGGTGCCGGAGCCGGCCGAAGACGTCGGCTTTACCCGGCTCGACCGTGGCATTGTCTGGCTCGGAAAAAAGCTGAGCCTGGTGTTTGCCCTGATTGCCGTGGTGTCCCTGTACGAGATCGTCCGTCGCTATCTGTTCAATGCCCCGACCCTGTGGGTCCATGAGACGGTCACCTTTGCCGGCGCGACCCTGTTCGTGCTGGGCGGCCTGTACGCCCTGGCCACCGACAAGCACGTGCGCATTGTCCTGGTCTACGACTCGGTGTCGCCCCGCATCCAGCGCTGGTTGCGCATCGTTCATCACCTGCTGGGGTTGGCGTTCAGCAGCCTGCTGCTGTACGCCAGCTGGTTCATGGCCAAGGCGGCGGTGGTCGCGCCCTGGGGCGGCTGGCGCCTGGAGACGTCGGGGTCGGCCTGGAATCCGCCGTTTCCGGCGCTGTTGAAGGTGGTCATTTTCGTGGCCGTGGTGATCCTGACCCTGCAATTCCTGCTGCACCTGATTCGGGACCTGCGCAACAAGGAGCACCGCGATGTTTGA
- a CDS encoding TRAP transporter large permease subunit, with the protein MFELASLGIGYGSLLMLVLLIVLLLTGMQLAFATGLVALVFALGWFGPDALPIVSSRLYSFIGNYVFLAVPMFVLMASLLDHSGIARDLFDAMARLGRRLRGGVAIQTLVVAVILASMSGVIGGETVLLGILALPQMLRLGYDRKLAIGTTCAGGALGTMLPPSIVLIIYGLTANVSIGDLFKGAFAPALLLALLYMGYVLIRVWLKPDMAPLPSDQDQPETPAPNFFKALLFPILSVVVVLGSIYGGVASVTEASALGVVGIALSTWVRGELSLAMVRKATISTLRVCGMIIWIGIGATALVGVYNLMGGIDFVRDMVFAVSGGDGLLTILFMMLILLVLGMFLDWVGVALLTMPIFVPIVIELGYSPIWFGVVFCMNMQVSFLSPPFGPAAFYLKTVAPKDISLGEIFRSLMPFILLQILALGLLIAFPQLALWWQ; encoded by the coding sequence ATGTTTGAACTGGCTTCCCTGGGCATCGGCTACGGCAGTCTGCTGATGCTGGTGCTGCTGATTGTACTGCTGTTGACCGGCATGCAGCTGGCGTTCGCCACCGGCCTGGTGGCCCTGGTGTTCGCCCTGGGCTGGTTCGGCCCGGACGCGCTGCCGATCGTCAGCAGCCGGCTGTACAGCTTCATTGGCAACTACGTGTTCCTGGCGGTGCCGATGTTTGTGCTGATGGCCTCGTTGCTGGACCATTCCGGCATCGCCCGTGACCTGTTCGACGCCATGGCCCGGCTCGGTCGGCGCCTGCGCGGGGGCGTGGCGATCCAGACCCTGGTGGTCGCGGTCATCCTGGCCTCCATGTCCGGGGTGATTGGCGGTGAAACCGTGCTGCTCGGCATTCTGGCGCTGCCCCAGATGCTGCGCCTGGGTTACGACCGCAAGCTGGCGATCGGCACCACCTGCGCCGGTGGCGCCCTGGGCACCATGTTGCCGCCGAGCATTGTCCTGATCATCTATGGCCTGACCGCCAACGTGTCCATCGGTGACCTGTTCAAGGGCGCGTTTGCCCCGGCCCTGCTGCTGGCGTTGCTGTACATGGGCTATGTCCTCATCCGGGTCTGGCTCAAGCCGGACATGGCCCCGCTGCCCTCGGATCAGGACCAGCCGGAGACCCCGGCGCCGAACTTCTTCAAGGCCCTGCTGTTCCCGATCCTGTCCGTGGTGGTGGTGCTGGGCAGCATCTATGGCGGCGTGGCCTCCGTTACCGAGGCCTCGGCCCTGGGTGTGGTCGGCATCGCCCTCAGCACCTGGGTGCGCGGCGAACTGTCCCTGGCCATGGTGCGCAAGGCCACCATTAGCACCCTGCGGGTATGCGGCATGATCATCTGGATCGGCATTGGCGCCACGGCGCTGGTCGGAGTCTACAACCTGATGGGCGGCATCGACTTCGTGCGCGACATGGTGTTTGCGGTCAGCGGCGGTGACGGCTTGCTCACCATCCTGTTCATGATGCTGATCCTGCTGGTGCTGGGTATGTTTCTGGACTGGGTCGGCGTGGCCCTGCTGACCATGCCGATCTTCGTGCCCATCGTCATCGAGCTGGGCTACAGCCCGATCTGGTTTGGCGTGGTGTTCTGCATGAACATGCAGGTTTCCTTCTTGTCGCCGCCGTTCGGCCCGGCCGCCTTTTACCTGAAGACGGTGGCGCCCAAGGACATCAGCCTGGGCGAGATCTTCCGTTCCCTGATGCCGTTCATCCTGCTGCAGATCCTGGCGCTCGGCCTGCTGATCGCCTTCCCGCAACTGGCACTATGGTGGCAATGA
- a CDS encoding gluconokinase: protein MTEAPKLVVMGVSGCGKSLIGSLLAQALGVPFFDADSYHSQANVEKMANGIPLTDADRAGWLADLATLIEAQEAGLVLACSALKRNYRDRLRAGNPGLRLVYLRGDFDTIWARHARRQDHYFNGQAMLESQFGSLEEPARDEAVITLDVEARPDTLVQQCLAQLGRAREDADG from the coding sequence ATGACCGAGGCTCCAAAACTGGTGGTCATGGGGGTGTCCGGCTGCGGCAAGAGCCTGATCGGCTCCCTGCTGGCCCAGGCCCTGGGCGTGCCCTTCTTTGACGCCGACAGTTACCACAGCCAGGCCAACGTGGAGAAAATGGCCAACGGCATCCCCCTGACCGACGCCGACCGGGCCGGCTGGCTGGCCGATCTGGCCACCCTGATCGAGGCCCAGGAGGCGGGGCTGGTATTGGCCTGCTCGGCCCTGAAGCGCAACTACCGGGACCGGCTTCGGGCCGGTAACCCGGGTCTGCGCCTGGTGTACCTGCGCGGGGACTTTGACACCATCTGGGCCCGCCACGCCCGGCGCCAGGACCACTACTTCAATGGCCAGGCCATGCTGGAAAGCCAGTTCGGCTCGCTGGAGGAGCCGGCGCGGGACGAAGCGGTCATTACCCTGGATGTCGAGGCCCGTCCCGACACCCTGGTGCAGCAATGCCTTGCGCAGCTGGGCCGGGCCAGGGAAGATGCCGATGGCTGA
- the gntR gene encoding gluconate operon transcriptional repressor GntR — protein MSKKKRPTLQDIADRVGATKMTVSRCLRGADNVSEKMRERIFAEAEALGYIPNRAPDLLSKAKSHAVGVLLPSLTNQVFADVIKGVESVTEHAGYHLMLAHYGYSPEIEERSLSALLSYNVDGLILSESQHTERTLRMLETAGVPTVEIMDTHSRPFQQAVGFDNVQAAYDMVREMIRRGRRSIVYLAVRLDARTLQRQEGYARAMTEAGLQPVTLRSEQRSSFSVGATLLARILAENPDTDAIFCTNDDVAIGAYFECQRRGIQVPEAIAIAGFHGHDVGQVMVPRLASVITPREAVGQRAAQELLARLSGQPLETTSIDLGYRIECGGTL, from the coding sequence ATGAGCAAGAAAAAACGTCCGACACTGCAGGATATCGCCGACCGGGTTGGCGCCACCAAGATGACCGTGAGCCGCTGCCTGCGGGGCGCCGACAATGTGTCCGAGAAAATGCGCGAGCGCATCTTCGCCGAGGCCGAGGCGCTGGGCTACATCCCGAACCGGGCCCCGGACCTGTTGTCCAAGGCAAAAAGCCACGCCGTGGGCGTGTTGCTGCCCTCGCTCACCAACCAGGTGTTTGCCGACGTCATCAAGGGGGTGGAGTCGGTGACCGAACATGCCGGCTACCACCTGATGCTGGCGCACTACGGCTACAGCCCGGAGATCGAGGAGCGCAGCCTGTCCGCGCTGCTGTCCTACAACGTCGATGGCCTGATCCTGTCGGAAAGCCAGCACACCGAGCGCACCCTGAGGATGCTGGAAACCGCCGGGGTGCCGACGGTGGAGATCATGGACACCCACAGCCGGCCGTTCCAGCAGGCGGTGGGTTTCGACAACGTGCAGGCGGCCTATGACATGGTGCGGGAGATGATCCGCCGGGGCCGGCGGTCGATCGTGTACCTGGCGGTACGACTGGATGCCCGGACCCTGCAGCGGCAGGAGGGCTATGCCCGGGCCATGACCGAGGCGGGGTTGCAGCCGGTGACCCTGCGCAGCGAGCAGCGCTCTTCGTTCAGTGTCGGGGCCACCCTGTTGGCGCGCATCCTGGCGGAGAACCCGGACACCGACGCCATCTTCTGCACCAACGACGACGTCGCCATCGGCGCCTACTTCGAGTGCCAGCGCCGGGGAATCCAGGTGCCCGAGGCCATTGCCATCGCCGGTTTCCACGGCCATGACGTTGGCCAGGTGATGGTACCCCGGCTCGCCAGCGTCATTACCCCGAGGGAGGCGGTCGGCCAGCGTGCCGCCCAGGAGTTGCTGGCGCGCCTGTCGGGCCAGCCCCTGGAGACCACCAGCATCGATCTGGGCTATCGCATCGAGTGCGGCGGCACCCTCTGA
- the yihA gene encoding ribosome biogenesis GTP-binding protein YihA/YsxC, whose translation MDPELSSKPLSFNSARFLISASRLDECPPDSGAEVAFAGRSNAGKSSALNAITANGKLARTSKTPGRTRLINFFTLNREGCRLVDLPGYGYAKVSRNMKDDWQQHLGHYLNDRRCLRGLVLVMDIRHPLTDFDQMMVNWCEHNNLALMILATKADKLKFGQAKTAMLGIAKQLKEFSCVQHLIMFSATSKRGVDDCREALSDWLEAPAD comes from the coding sequence GTGGACCCTGAGCTGAGTTCCAAACCCCTGTCTTTCAACAGTGCCCGCTTCCTCATCAGCGCCTCCCGGCTGGACGAATGCCCGCCGGATTCCGGTGCCGAAGTGGCCTTCGCCGGCCGGTCCAACGCCGGCAAATCCAGCGCCCTGAATGCCATCACCGCCAATGGCAAGCTGGCCCGCACCAGTAAGACCCCGGGCCGGACCCGGCTGATCAACTTCTTCACCCTTAACCGCGAAGGCTGCCGCCTGGTGGACCTGCCCGGCTACGGCTACGCCAAGGTGTCACGGAACATGAAGGACGACTGGCAACAGCACCTGGGCCACTACCTGAACGACCGGCGCTGCCTGCGCGGCCTGGTGCTGGTGATGGACATCCGCCACCCGCTGACCGATTTCGACCAAATGATGGTGAATTGGTGCGAGCATAACAACCTCGCCCTGATGATTCTGGCCACCAAGGCCGACAAGCTGAAATTCGGTCAGGCGAAAACCGCGATGCTGGGCATTGCCAAGCAGCTGAAGGAATTCAGCTGTGTCCAACACCTGATCATGTTCTCGGCCACCTCCAAGCGCGGGGTGGATGACTGCCGGGAGGCCCTGTCGGACTGGCTGGAAGCGCCGGCCGACTGA
- a CDS encoding c-type cytochrome, whose translation MKKLIAGVVLGVGLTAMAHGAGDPQAGEQNAAVCAGCHGQAGQKPIMGSYPKLSGLGEKYLYQQLVAIQSGDRVIAEMTGILDGKSEQELQDLAAYFNEQDMPLNQANPDLVEQGAALYRGGNMASGVPACAGCHNPQGMGNEPGGYPRLSGQNAEYISKQLKAYRGGERATGSNAAIMMDVAAKLTDAEIEAVANYVSGLH comes from the coding sequence ATGAAAAAACTGATCGCAGGAGTTGTTCTCGGTGTTGGCCTCACAGCGATGGCGCACGGGGCAGGAGATCCTCAAGCGGGCGAACAGAATGCAGCGGTATGTGCCGGATGCCACGGCCAGGCTGGCCAGAAGCCCATCATGGGCAGCTATCCCAAGCTGTCCGGTCTGGGCGAGAAGTACCTGTACCAGCAGCTGGTGGCGATTCAGTCCGGTGACCGGGTGATCGCGGAAATGACCGGCATCCTGGATGGCAAGTCCGAGCAGGAGCTGCAGGACCTGGCGGCCTACTTCAACGAGCAGGACATGCCGCTGAACCAGGCCAACCCGGACCTGGTCGAGCAGGGCGCGGCCCTGTACCGCGGTGGTAACATGGCGTCGGGCGTGCCCGCCTGCGCTGGCTGTCACAACCCCCAGGGCATGGGTAACGAGCCCGGCGGCTACCCGCGCCTGAGCGGCCAGAACGCCGAGTACATCAGCAAGCAGCTGAAGGCCTACCGGGGTGGCGAGCGTGCCACTGGCTCCAACGCGGCCATCATGATGGACGTTGCGGCCAAGCTGACCGACGCCGAAATCGAGGCCGTGGCCAACTACGTGTCGGGTCTGCACTGA
- a CDS encoding thiol:disulfide interchange protein DsbA/DsbL, giving the protein MIRTLGTAAFLAVAFAVGAPASADTWEEGTHYQKLDTPVRTDSNGKVEVAEVFWYGCPHCYNFKPVVEAWEEGLAEDVEFVMMPAALGRSWEPHARAYYALEAMGQLDKVHDALFEALAGERRPLNTPEALADFVAGYGVDADAFLKNYQSFGVNARMQQAQSKIRGARITGVPTMLVNGKYKVSASMAGSHEATLEVVDYLVAKERGTGAE; this is encoded by the coding sequence ATGATCAGAACACTCGGAACCGCGGCTTTCCTGGCAGTTGCTTTTGCCGTTGGCGCGCCCGCCAGTGCAGACACCTGGGAGGAGGGCACGCACTACCAAAAGCTGGATACGCCGGTTCGTACCGACAGCAACGGCAAGGTCGAGGTGGCCGAAGTGTTCTGGTACGGCTGTCCGCACTGTTACAACTTCAAGCCGGTGGTGGAAGCCTGGGAAGAGGGGCTGGCCGAGGACGTTGAATTCGTGATGATGCCGGCGGCCCTGGGCCGGTCCTGGGAGCCTCATGCCCGCGCCTACTATGCACTGGAAGCCATGGGTCAGCTCGACAAGGTGCACGACGCGCTGTTCGAGGCGCTGGCCGGTGAGCGTCGTCCGTTGAACACGCCCGAAGCATTGGCCGATTTTGTCGCCGGCTACGGCGTTGATGCCGACGCTTTTCTCAAGAACTATCAGAGCTTTGGCGTGAACGCCCGGATGCAGCAGGCCCAGTCAAAAATTCGGGGCGCGCGCATCACCGGGGTTCCGACTATGCTGGTAAATGGCAAATACAAGGTGAGCGCGTCCATGGCCGGCAGTCACGAAGCCACACTCGAGGTGGTTGATTACCTGGTCGCCAAGGAACGCGGCACCGGCGCCGAATAA
- a CDS encoding endonuclease/exonuclease/phosphatase family protein, with translation MYKRIRKHLNGLVNPAGQPRSNCSGFDHVPEFEPHRHIRLLTFNIQVGINTSSYRHYLTRSWQHVLPHRNRIQNLDRIAHLIGNYDVVALQECDGGSLRSGYINQVQYLAEASGIPYWYQQLNRNLGQIAQHSNGLLSRFRPLDVTEHKLPGLIPGRGAIIARYGSEEDPLVLVLMHLSLSKTAQQRQLGYIREQIADYRHVVLMGDMNNHAEELLTQTPLKETDLVPLPGTAHSFPSWRPEKALDHILVSPSLEIRRSEVVSYPVSDHLPIAMDVALPKGYVETF, from the coding sequence ATGTACAAGCGAATCCGCAAGCATTTGAACGGGCTCGTTAACCCAGCCGGTCAGCCGCGCAGCAACTGCTCCGGCTTTGACCATGTCCCGGAATTCGAGCCCCATCGCCACATCCGTTTGCTGACCTTCAACATTCAGGTCGGGATCAACACCTCCTCCTACCGACACTACCTGACCCGCAGTTGGCAGCACGTGCTGCCGCACCGGAACCGGATCCAAAATCTGGACCGCATCGCCCACCTGATCGGCAACTACGACGTGGTGGCCCTGCAGGAGTGCGACGGCGGCAGTCTGCGCAGCGGCTACATCAATCAGGTCCAGTACCTGGCCGAGGCGTCGGGCATTCCTTACTGGTACCAGCAACTGAATCGCAACCTGGGCCAGATCGCCCAGCACAGCAACGGTCTGTTGAGCCGGTTCCGACCCCTGGACGTCACCGAGCACAAGTTGCCCGGCCTGATTCCCGGCCGTGGCGCCATCATCGCCCGCTACGGCTCCGAGGAGGATCCGCTGGTGCTGGTGCTGATGCATCTGTCGCTGAGCAAGACCGCGCAGCAGCGCCAGCTCGGCTACATCCGTGAGCAAATCGCCGATTACCGGCACGTGGTGTTGATGGGGGACATGAACAACCACGCCGAGGAACTGCTGACCCAGACCCCCCTGAAAGAGACCGATCTGGTGCCCCTGCCGGGCACCGCCCACAGCTTCCCGAGCTGGCGTCCGGAAAAGGCGCTGGATCACATCCTGGTGAGTCCGTCGCTGGAGATCCGGCGCTCCGAAGTGGTCAGCTATCCGGTGTCGGACCACCTGCCCATCGCCATGGACGTGGCGTTGCCGAAAGGCTATGTGGAAACCTTTTGA
- the rpmG gene encoding 50S ribosomal protein L33, translating into MREKIKLVSSAGTGHFYTTKKNKRNTPEKIEIKKYDPVVRKHVAYKEAKIK; encoded by the coding sequence ATGCGCGAGAAAATCAAGCTGGTATCTTCAGCAGGCACTGGTCACTTCTACACGACCAAAAAGAACAAGCGTAACACCCCGGAAAAGATCGAGATCAAAAAGTACGATCCGGTCGTCCGCAAGCACGTTGCGTACAAGGAAGCCAAGATCAAGTAA
- the rpmB gene encoding 50S ribosomal protein L28, which yields MSRVCQVTGKRPVSGNNVSHAMNHTRRRFLPNLQNHRFWVESEKRFVKLRVSTKGMRIIDKKGIDAVLADLRARGEKF from the coding sequence ATGTCCAGAGTTTGTCAGGTTACCGGTAAGCGTCCGGTATCCGGTAACAACGTTTCCCACGCGATGAACCACACTCGTCGCCGTTTTCTGCCGAATCTGCAGAACCACCGTTTCTGGGTTGAGTCCGAGAAGCGTTTCGTGAAGCTGCGCGTTTCCACCAAGGGCATGCGCATCATCGACAAAAAAGGCATTGACGCTGTGCTGGCAGACCTTCGTGCCCGCGGCGAGAAATTTTAA
- the radC gene encoding RadC family protein, with amino-acid sequence MSDTTWPRDERPRERLLRHGAESLSDAELLAIFLRTGTAGTPVLTLARTLVAEFGGLRGLMTASHSQFCQLRGLGTAKYTQIQAAMEMARRVMDEPLRQGQPLRSPEDTRRFLTSRLGTYPHEVFAALLLDNRHRVIQYRELFRGTIDGAAVYPREVVRQALEDNAAAVIFAHNHPSGVAEPSQADISLTRRLKEALALVDIRVLDHMVVGHGEVISLAERGLM; translated from the coding sequence ATGTCGGATACCACCTGGCCCCGGGACGAACGCCCCCGGGAACGCCTGCTGCGCCATGGCGCCGAATCGCTTTCGGACGCCGAACTGCTCGCCATTTTCCTGCGCACCGGCACCGCCGGCACCCCGGTGCTGACCCTGGCCCGCACCCTGGTGGCCGAGTTCGGTGGCTTGCGCGGACTGATGACCGCGTCCCACAGCCAGTTCTGCCAACTGCGCGGACTGGGCACCGCCAAGTACACCCAGATCCAGGCGGCCATGGAAATGGCCCGCCGGGTGATGGACGAGCCATTGCGCCAGGGTCAGCCCCTGCGCTCACCGGAGGACACCCGACGCTTCCTGACCAGCCGGCTCGGCACCTACCCGCACGAAGTGTTCGCGGCGCTGCTGCTGGACAACCGGCACCGGGTCATCCAGTACCGCGAGCTGTTTCGGGGCACCATCGACGGCGCCGCCGTTTACCCCCGGGAGGTGGTGCGCCAGGCCCTGGAGGACAATGCCGCGGCGGTGATCTTCGCCCACAACCACCCGTCCGGCGTGGCCGAACCGAGCCAGGCCGACATCAGCCTGACCCGGCGCCTGAAAGAGGCTTTGGCTCTGGTCGATATCAGGGTTCTTGACCATATGGTCGTGGGCCACGGTGAGGTAATATCCCTGGCTGAACGGGGACTGATGTAA